GCAGAGACGGCTTTTTCATCGGCCGTAAGCGAGTGGAACGGTTGATGGCCGGCCAGGGCTGGCAGGGCGCATTCGGGCGCAAGGGCTGGAAGAACGGCGGATCAACCCGGCAGAACCCGAGGGGCGAGCCGGCCCCGGACCTGGTCAACCGGGACTTCACCGCGACCACGCCGAACCAGTTGTGGGTCGCGGACGCCACCCGGATTCCCTGCGGCGAAGGGGTTTTCTGGCTGGTAGCGGTGCGGGATGTGTATTCGCGGCGGATCGTGGGCTGGAAGACCTCCGACCGATGCGACACCGACCTGGTCCTGGGTGCGTTCGAGTACGCGATGTG
This sequence is a window from Kineosporia corallincola. Protein-coding genes within it:
- a CDS encoding IS3 family transposase — protein: MRFIDEHSGQFAVALLLRVLNFATSTYYNWRRQETDPCERAEVDRGLLTNIFEIWENSGHTYGADRVHQQLRRDGFFIGRKRVERLMAGQGWQGAFGRKGWKNGGSTRQNPRGEPAPDLVNRDFTATTPNQLWVADATRIPCGEGVFWLVAVRDVYSRRIVGWKTSDRCDTDLVLGAFEYAMWTRQASAGLIHHSDRGSTYTSFRFGQTLSDLGVS